A genome region from Littorina saxatilis isolate snail1 linkage group LG16, US_GU_Lsax_2.0, whole genome shotgun sequence includes the following:
- the LOC138950863 gene encoding galaxin-like — protein sequence MTCTKLLLTLFLCATFCIQHGWTSYSYCGSATYDRDVSMCCGRTVHTRTSKTDGCCGTEVYNTSSQSCVYCSGGTYHITAPKYTFRCCGYSSQAQLYNGTSHLCCAGTLHVKKRFHYCCGSRTYNYSSQSCCFGKVLPGGSRHGCCGNGTYNYYTQTCCANQARPGGTGYRCCGNESFAGSTHTCCKNQVFPGGNGHYCCENEVYNRSTHSCCQGKLVTGGGFWCCGPDAYNPNNQSCCGGRVVRGGRSHACCGSKAYNTTKQGCCGSQAYHKKKEICCDGKVNDKPKRAECCRSQAYNSKTHKCCSGTVTLGGKGMACCGTGQTYNKTTHICCVGVVLESIGVDNYRCCYDKAYDSKTQKCCTGQVFRAGPDEACCYYNLYNLDTQNCCRYKINQGGRNYTCCDERSYDKTTHTCCRGQVGPGGTGYACCDYQPYHFQTQGCCRGRAVYNTSTHICKTTYPYGVVKRD from the exons ATGACCTGCACAAAGCTGTTGCTGACACTGTTCCTGTGTGCCACCTTCTGCATTCAGCATGGGTGGACATCAT ATTCATACTGTGGCTCGGCGACCTATGACAGGGATGTTTCCATGTGCTGCGGACGCACTGTCCATACTAGAACAAGCAAAACCGACGGATGTTGTGGCACGGAAGTCTACAACACCAGCTCGCAAAGCTGTGTCTACTGCTCTGGAGGCACTTACCACATAACCGCACCGAAGTACACGTTCCGTTGCTGTGGATACTCCTCACAGGCTCAACTCTACAACGGCACGAGCCACTTGTGTTGCGCGGGTACCCTTCATGTCAAGAAAAGGTTCCACTATTGTTGCGGGTCTCGAACCTACAATTATTCATCCCAATCGTGTTGCTTTGGCAAGGTCCTGCCAGGGGGGAGTCGCCACGGTTGCTGTGGCAACGGAACTTACAATTACTACACACAGACGTGCTGCGCAAACCAAGCTCGTCCGGGCGGCACAGGGTATCGCTGCTGCGGGAATGAAAGCTTTGCGGGTAGCACTCACACATGTTGCAAAAACCAAGTTTTCCCCGGAGGGAACGGTCACTATTGTTGCGAAAATGAAGTCTACAACAGAAGTACACACAGCTGTTGTCAGGGCAAGCTTGTGACGGGGGGCGGGTTCTGGTGCTGCGGCCCTGACGCCTACAACCCAAACAACCAGTCGTGCTGCGGTGGCCGGGTGGTGCGAGGCGGGAGGAGCCACGCTTGCTGCGGGTCCAAAGCCTACAATACAACCAAACAAGGCTGCTGCGGATCCCAGGCCTACCACAAGAAGAAAGAGATCTGCTGCGATGGCAAGGTCAACGATAAGCCCAAACGCGCCGAGTGTTGCCGATCCCAAGCTTACAACTCCAAGACTCACAAGTGTTGCTCAGGCACCGTGACGCTGGGCGGGAAAGGCATGGCGTGTTGCGGAACTGGTCAGACCTACAATAAGACAACCCACATTTGTTGCGTCGGCGTCGTGCTTGAGAGCATCGGAGTGGACAACTACCGCTGCTGCTACGACAAAGCGTACGACTCCAAGACACAGAAGTGCTGCACTGGTCAAGTCTTTCGGGCTGGACCGGACGAAGCATGTTGCTACTACAACTTATACAACCTTGACACCCAAAACTGCTGTCGCTACAAAATCAACCAGGGTGGACGAAACTACACTTGCTGTGATGAGCGCAGCTACGACAAAACCACGCACACCTGCTGCAGAGGCCAAGTGGGACCAGGCGGCACGGGCTACGCCTGCTGCGACTACCAACCCTATCATTTCCAGACGCAGGGCTGCTGCAGAGGAAGAGCCGTATACAACACGTCGACGCACATCTGCAAGACCACTTATCCCTATGGAGTTGTTAAACGTGACTGA